The following proteins are encoded in a genomic region of Cherax quadricarinatus isolate ZL_2023a chromosome 5, ASM3850222v1, whole genome shotgun sequence:
- the LOC128685095 gene encoding uncharacterized protein has protein sequence MESKTSSLLSSTNVVLGDAAARERLKPPPSCINSDRKKIALGTATKSSCSDLDSIVIKRRSSENSELSPSNKVQRLSEEEESQLKRKETEIPQKQLKKMKLLNGQEKSTSDNVSSKDEKKLKSERKLISWP, from the exons ATGGAGTCAAAGACCAGTTCTCTCTTGTCTTCAACAAATGTAGTTTTGGGAGACGCtgctgcaagagagagactgAAGCCGCCTCCTTCTTGCATTAATTCTGACCGCAAGAAAATCGCCTTAGGCACTGCAACTAAATCTTCATGCTCAGATCTTGATTCTATTGTCATTAAACGAAGGAGTTCAGAGAATAGTGAGTTATCTCCAAGTAATAAAGTGCAAAGATTGTCAGAAGAGGAAGAATCTCAACTAAAGAGAAAAGAGACTGAAATACCACAGAAACAGCTAAAAAAAATGAAACTTTTAAATGGTCAAGAAAAATCAACTTCAGACAAT gtaTCTTCTAAGGATGAAAAGAAGTTAAAGTCAGAAAGAAAACTCATCAGTTGGCCCTAG